From a region of the Bdellovibrio bacteriovorus genome:
- a CDS encoding TolC family protein — translation MKKGAVVGLLLWMWQPQTFAMNLQEYLKTVESKHKGLQSYQSSQDAALDRREAADIELVPQLTAGVGYLSDKSPLGQFAQLGGTQTTAKDLRLGLGKKFSSGTAVSVTATASEVENEGALLNPMFGKFSYGSLGLSLSQSLWRDSFGRATRLRWQRQDAATEAEVGKFDLQKKALLVEAEAAYWDYIYQIENLKIGRASLERAKRIENWTRRRVNDGISDRADLLSTQALVASRQLTLVSAEDDLAAAKRKIRDFLELSDAEAFPDITGDISQKRPLTSMVDGKDGKVVALNAYLASLNAKAMALVARETEDAYRPDLVLSGSYATNNFQPDKSISDATSKWTDTNLPTWKAGLNLVYLFDTDVKTSAQAAARKDALAAKLQGERAMLDSESSWIELNRRYVEMTKRVDSATQISQLQLQAAKAQADLFNKGRSITANVITAEQDAEEAELALTKLKSEQRKMEAQGRLFVVVEEK, via the coding sequence ATGAAAAAGGGAGCCGTCGTAGGTTTACTGCTTTGGATGTGGCAACCGCAAACTTTTGCGATGAATCTGCAAGAGTATTTAAAAACAGTCGAATCAAAACACAAGGGTCTTCAGTCTTACCAATCAAGTCAGGATGCGGCCTTGGATCGTCGTGAAGCGGCGGACATTGAGCTTGTTCCGCAGCTCACTGCTGGAGTGGGCTATTTAAGTGATAAGAGTCCTTTAGGTCAGTTTGCGCAATTGGGGGGAACTCAGACCACGGCGAAGGATTTGCGCCTTGGATTGGGTAAAAAGTTTTCTTCAGGCACGGCCGTATCTGTGACCGCAACGGCCAGTGAAGTGGAAAACGAAGGGGCTTTGCTAAATCCGATGTTCGGTAAATTTTCGTATGGCTCTTTAGGTCTTTCACTCAGTCAATCACTGTGGAGAGACTCTTTTGGTCGTGCGACTCGTTTGCGTTGGCAGCGCCAGGATGCTGCGACCGAAGCTGAAGTGGGCAAGTTTGACTTACAAAAGAAAGCTCTTTTAGTCGAAGCGGAAGCGGCTTATTGGGATTATATTTATCAGATTGAAAACCTTAAAATTGGTCGCGCTTCTTTAGAGCGCGCAAAACGCATTGAAAACTGGACACGTCGTCGTGTGAATGACGGAATCAGCGACAGGGCGGATTTATTGTCGACACAAGCCCTGGTGGCGTCTCGTCAATTGACGTTGGTATCTGCAGAAGATGACTTGGCGGCAGCAAAAAGAAAGATCCGCGATTTCTTAGAACTTTCCGATGCTGAAGCCTTCCCGGATATCACAGGTGATATTTCTCAAAAACGTCCTTTAACATCCATGGTGGATGGTAAGGACGGTAAGGTTGTGGCATTAAATGCGTATCTGGCATCATTGAATGCGAAGGCCATGGCTTTAGTCGCTCGTGAGACGGAAGATGCTTATAGACCAGATCTGGTTCTTTCCGGGTCTTATGCTACAAACAACTTCCAACCTGATAAAAGTATTTCCGATGCCACTTCAAAGTGGACGGACACAAATCTTCCAACGTGGAAGGCCGGTTTAAATCTCGTCTATCTTTTTGATACGGACGTAAAGACATCCGCCCAAGCGGCAGCTCGCAAAGACGCCTTGGCAGCAAAGCTTCAAGGTGAGCGCGCCATGCTGGACAGTGAAAGTTCTTGGATTGAGTTAAATCGCCGTTACGTTGAAATGACAAAACGTGTGGATTCAGCGACGCAAATCTCTCAGTTGCAATTGCAAGCGGCTAAAGCGCAGGCTGATCTTTTCAATAAAGGCCGCTCGATCACGGCCAACGTGATCACGGCAGAGCAAGATGCGGAAGAAGCAGAACTTGCATTGACGAAATTGAAATCAGAACAAAGAAAAATGGAGGCTCAAGGACGTCTGTTTGTCGTCGTTGAGGAGAAATAA
- a CDS encoding HNH endonuclease family protein: MNFVKGTLLLTMLLAFTAKAESTVPYSSASSAAAKPQVVYHEYYTINEKTSQIGGPKAAYDLRDFSQFTEQIGPHQFIVMAAKKLVYNLLQWTLHNEDRPTPEEGYIRKLHFGRWINDPTDDTCMNTRAKVLVRDSLGEVTYRNERHCVVEDGLWDDPYTGDQVTSSRAIQIDHMVPLKNAYVSGAYQWDYKTRCLYANYMGYRNHLIPAGASQNMSKGDRGPEAYMPPNLEYRCQYIKDWLAVKFIWKLNMNANEAQAIHETFTNYGCRASDFRITKEQLEEQRQYINDNIEFCMINKR; this comes from the coding sequence ATGAATTTCGTTAAGGGGACATTATTACTGACGATGCTGTTGGCATTTACGGCCAAGGCAGAGTCCACAGTTCCCTACTCCTCAGCCTCCAGCGCCGCTGCAAAGCCTCAAGTCGTTTATCACGAGTATTATACGATTAACGAGAAAACCAGTCAGATCGGCGGACCTAAAGCCGCTTATGACTTGCGCGACTTCTCCCAATTCACTGAACAAATCGGGCCTCATCAGTTCATCGTGATGGCGGCAAAAAAATTGGTCTATAATCTTTTGCAGTGGACTCTTCATAACGAGGACCGCCCCACTCCAGAAGAAGGATATATCCGTAAACTTCACTTCGGCCGTTGGATCAATGACCCTACAGACGACACTTGCATGAACACGCGCGCGAAAGTTTTAGTTCGAGATAGCCTGGGCGAAGTGACTTATCGTAATGAACGCCATTGCGTTGTTGAAGATGGCTTGTGGGATGACCCGTACACGGGCGATCAAGTGACTTCGTCTCGCGCCATTCAAATCGACCACATGGTTCCTTTGAAGAATGCCTATGTCTCTGGTGCTTACCAATGGGACTATAAAACTCGCTGCCTTTACGCTAACTACATGGGCTACCGCAATCACTTGATTCCTGCGGGCGCGAGCCAAAACATGTCTAAAGGTGATCGCGGTCCTGAAGCTTACATGCCACCGAATTTGGAATATCGCTGTCAGTACATCAAAGACTGGTTGGCGGTGAAATTTATCTGGAAATTGAACATGAACGCGAACGAAGCCCAAGCCATCCACGAGACTTTCACAAATTACGGCTGCCGCGCTTCTGATTTCCGCATCACTAAAGAGCAACTCGAAGAACAACGTCAGTACATCAATGACAATATCGAGTTCTGCATGATCAATAAAAGATGA
- a CDS encoding efflux RND transporter permease subunit, protein MNLPSLSIRRPIFISCIVILMLILGAFSLKRMPVDMFPDVTFPVLFVQVTYPGASPLDLEKQVSKLIEDEVGSISGLKTLTSNNLDGVAIVVLEFQLGTDIKEVEQEVRNRLGNIRRDLPADIYEPVIRRFDPADQPIVVLAITSDLPEGQAYDLANETIKPQFERLKDVGQVDIFGGRKQEIHVIVDKNKLQDRKISMLQVSQRILDTSKDTPIGKIENPRNETTLRTSGEFDALKQIAEVNVNFIGSDRAVLVQDIGKVVRSLEDQKTMGRIKGKSALLMNIYKQRGANTVAVAENVNKNIQKINAFLKERKINGEVSLVRDTSRPIQLNVYDVKESIIIGIILCVIVVFFFLGSARSTFITAMALPNSLLGGFVIMYAMGFTINLMTLLALSLAVGLLIDDAIVVRENIFRHLEMGKKPKDAALDGTKEVAMAVIATTLVVIAVFGPISFLQGIVGQFFKQFGLTVVFTMLISLFDAFTVAPMLSAYMAHPNEHHKGTGVIGRMLSAFDRFQTRLEDIYEKGLKYTLANPKKILLGGTLIFFGSLVTIAFIPKTFLPSPDNGEFNVNIEMPVGSSLMATSAFTEKVEKVFENDPAVDMVLAVVGNTNNESNKAMLFVRLVERKKRSMSTTDYKEEIRKKIKQFEKEAIVALGDIDAVNSGQKPLNVNIQGENLEELNAYAVKLVERMKKIPGLVDVDTNFRSGKPEFHVIFDRARSEALGVSTVTAGAELRNRTEGNEQAIFRENGIDYKIRVRFEEMYRDLRTQFATTLVPNSNFNMIPLSRIAKGEETFGYSQINRQNKGRYIQISGNLAKGGALGTISAEIEKIIKTELPPPPGIDYKFQGQADDFKELIENMLLAIFLGVTFIYLVLASLYESFITPFSILLALPLAMTGAFLALLIFGKTIDIFSLIGIVLLLGVVAKNSILLVDYTNQLIHEGLERNAALLKACRTRLRPILMTSLALIAGMIPIAIGLNEASAMRTSMGIAIIGGLVSSTLLTLLIVPAAYGFIEDFKMWFRAKLAKITGYQP, encoded by the coding sequence ATGAACTTACCAAGTTTATCCATTCGTAGACCCATCTTTATTTCATGTATCGTCATCTTGATGCTGATTCTTGGTGCGTTCTCGCTAAAACGCATGCCCGTGGATATGTTTCCTGATGTGACATTTCCGGTGCTTTTTGTGCAAGTGACTTATCCGGGGGCTTCGCCTCTGGATTTGGAAAAACAAGTTTCTAAGCTTATCGAAGATGAAGTCGGAAGTATTTCAGGTCTTAAAACCCTGACTTCAAACAACCTTGATGGTGTGGCGATCGTGGTGTTGGAGTTCCAGCTAGGGACCGACATCAAAGAGGTCGAGCAAGAGGTGAGGAACCGTCTTGGAAATATTCGTCGTGATTTACCAGCGGATATTTACGAGCCGGTGATTCGCCGTTTTGACCCGGCCGATCAGCCCATCGTGGTTCTTGCAATCACGTCGGATCTACCTGAAGGACAAGCCTATGACTTAGCCAATGAAACGATCAAGCCTCAGTTTGAGCGTTTGAAAGACGTGGGTCAGGTGGATATCTTCGGTGGAAGAAAGCAAGAAATTCACGTGATCGTGGATAAGAACAAGCTTCAAGATCGCAAGATTTCGATGCTTCAAGTGTCTCAGCGTATTTTAGATACTTCGAAGGATACGCCGATTGGTAAGATTGAAAATCCACGCAATGAAACGACACTCAGGACTTCGGGAGAGTTTGATGCTCTTAAACAGATTGCCGAAGTAAACGTGAATTTCATTGGCTCGGATCGCGCGGTGTTAGTGCAAGATATTGGTAAAGTGGTGCGCAGTCTTGAAGACCAAAAAACAATGGGTCGTATCAAGGGTAAGTCCGCTCTTCTTATGAATATCTATAAGCAGCGTGGTGCGAACACGGTCGCTGTTGCGGAAAACGTGAATAAGAATATTCAGAAAATCAACGCCTTCCTTAAAGAAAGAAAAATCAACGGGGAAGTTTCGTTGGTGCGTGATACATCTCGTCCTATTCAGTTGAACGTGTACGACGTGAAAGAATCTATCATTATCGGTATTATTCTTTGTGTGATCGTCGTGTTCTTCTTCTTGGGATCGGCTCGGTCGACATTTATCACCGCAATGGCTCTTCCGAACTCCCTTTTGGGTGGTTTCGTGATCATGTATGCCATGGGCTTTACGATCAACCTTATGACCTTGTTGGCTCTTTCTTTGGCCGTGGGTCTTTTGATCGATGACGCGATCGTCGTGCGGGAAAATATCTTCCGCCACTTGGAAATGGGTAAAAAACCAAAAGATGCTGCATTAGATGGTACAAAAGAAGTGGCGATGGCTGTTATCGCAACCACTTTGGTTGTTATCGCGGTGTTTGGTCCAATTTCATTCCTTCAAGGGATCGTCGGACAGTTCTTTAAACAGTTTGGTTTAACCGTCGTCTTTACGATGTTGATTTCGTTGTTTGACGCCTTCACGGTGGCTCCAATGCTTTCAGCTTACATGGCGCACCCGAACGAACATCATAAAGGCACGGGCGTCATCGGAAGAATGCTATCGGCGTTTGACCGCTTTCAAACTCGTTTGGAAGATATCTATGAAAAAGGTCTGAAGTACACATTGGCCAATCCTAAAAAGATTTTGCTGGGTGGGACTTTGATTTTCTTCGGTTCTTTGGTGACGATTGCCTTTATTCCAAAAACTTTCCTTCCGTCGCCGGATAACGGAGAGTTTAACGTGAACATCGAGATGCCTGTGGGCTCTTCGTTGATGGCGACCAGCGCATTTACGGAAAAAGTTGAGAAGGTCTTTGAAAACGACCCGGCCGTGGACATGGTTCTGGCGGTTGTCGGTAATACAAACAATGAATCTAATAAAGCGATGTTATTCGTGCGTCTGGTAGAGCGTAAAAAGCGCTCTATGTCGACGACGGACTACAAAGAAGAGATTCGTAAGAAAATTAAGCAGTTTGAAAAAGAAGCTATCGTCGCCTTGGGTGACATCGACGCCGTGAACTCAGGACAAAAACCTTTGAACGTCAATATTCAAGGGGAGAATTTAGAAGAGCTAAACGCGTATGCGGTGAAACTTGTGGAGCGCATGAAGAAGATTCCGGGTTTGGTTGACGTCGACACGAACTTCCGCTCTGGTAAACCTGAATTCCACGTGATCTTTGATCGCGCGAGATCAGAGGCGTTAGGTGTTTCTACGGTGACAGCAGGTGCAGAGCTTCGTAATCGCACCGAAGGAAATGAACAGGCGATTTTCCGTGAAAATGGGATCGATTATAAAATCCGCGTGCGCTTTGAAGAGATGTACCGTGATTTGCGAACTCAGTTTGCAACAACGTTGGTGCCAAACTCCAACTTCAACATGATTCCACTTTCCCGTATCGCTAAAGGCGAAGAGACGTTTGGTTATTCTCAGATCAACCGTCAGAACAAGGGTCGTTACATTCAGATTTCTGGAAACTTGGCTAAGGGTGGTGCTTTGGGAACAATTTCGGCCGAGATTGAAAAAATCATTAAGACGGAGCTTCCACCACCGCCAGGAATTGATTACAAGTTCCAAGGTCAAGCAGACGACTTTAAAGAGCTCATTGAAAATATGCTTCTGGCAATTTTCTTAGGTGTGACATTCATCTATCTGGTTCTTGCGAGCTTGTATGAAAGTTTCATCACGCCGTTTTCCATCTTACTCGCATTGCCTTTGGCGATGACGGGTGCGTTCTTGGCTCTTCTTATTTTCGGTAAGACGATCGACATCTTCTCGCTGATTGGTATCGTCCTCTTGCTGGGTGTTGTGGCGAAAAACTCGATCCTTCTTGTGGATTACACGAATCAGTTGATCCATGAAGGTTTAGAGCGTAATGCGGCTTTATTAAAAGCATGTCGCACGCGTCTTCGTCCGATTTTGATGACCTCCTTGGCGTTGATCGCAGGTATGATTCCAATCGCG
- a CDS encoding cupin domain-containing protein has product MKIIKRAEFPHKQLSSHRTGEVFSRSVVLSELLGMKDIFVHHDVIAPGQRASSPHCHTEVEEFVFVIKGTATVHEGDQASFAGPGDCAVFFPQNENKHFVANDSNEDLEILVVSKSLNTVDVVY; this is encoded by the coding sequence GTGAAGATTATTAAACGCGCCGAATTTCCTCATAAGCAGCTTTCCTCGCATCGAACAGGGGAAGTTTTCTCTCGCTCTGTGGTTCTTTCAGAATTGCTGGGGATGAAGGACATCTTTGTTCATCACGATGTCATAGCTCCAGGGCAAAGAGCTTCCAGTCCGCATTGTCACACTGAGGTTGAAGAGTTTGTTTTTGTTATTAAGGGAACAGCGACAGTTCATGAGGGAGACCAGGCTTCATTCGCAGGGCCGGGTGACTGTGCGGTGTTCTTTCCGCAAAACGAGAACAAGCATTTCGTTGCGAACGATTCGAATGAAGACCTAGAAATCCTGGTGGTTTCTAAATCACTCAACACCGTTGATGTCGTATATTAA
- a CDS encoding ABC-F family ATP-binding cassette domain-containing protein, whose translation MISTSNVSLRFGGKKLFEDVNVKFTPGNCYGLIGANGAGKSTFLKVLSKEVEPNTGEVHIAPDLRLSILKQDHYAYDEFPVLKTVLMGNERLYKIMEEKDALYANPDFSEADGVRASELETEFAELNGWEAESEAGVMLAGLGITDEYHGKLMKELNGGEKVKVLLAQALFGQPDILLLDEPTNHLDIYAIQWLEEFLLNFENTVIVISHDRHFLNKVCTHIADIDFGKVTTYTGNYDFWRQASELSQKLLADQNKKSADKAEELKAFIARFSANASKSRQASSRQKQLEKLEFNELPASSRKQPFIGFDIKRELGNDVLTVDRITKTWEGETLLKDVSFTLKKGDKVVLLGKNDLAKTLLLEIIAGELQADSGNFSWGITTTRSYFPTDNSKYFQGSEDSLVDWLRQYSEDKDETFLRGFLGKMLFSGTDALKKPQVLSGGEKVRCMFSKMMLSGSNILILDGPTNHLDLESITAVNEGLKRFKGTVIFTSHDHELIQTVANRVIELDGKVTYDNHISYEEYLEIKKASLT comes from the coding sequence ATGATCAGTACCAGCAACGTCAGCCTCCGTTTTGGCGGCAAAAAACTTTTCGAAGATGTGAATGTGAAATTTACTCCCGGCAACTGTTACGGCCTTATCGGCGCAAACGGTGCAGGCAAGTCCACATTTTTGAAGGTTCTTTCAAAAGAGGTTGAACCTAACACCGGCGAAGTTCATATCGCTCCAGATTTGCGCCTTTCAATTTTAAAGCAAGATCATTACGCCTATGATGAATTCCCGGTTTTAAAAACGGTTCTCATGGGGAACGAACGCCTTTACAAAATCATGGAAGAAAAGGACGCTCTTTACGCCAATCCTGATTTTTCCGAAGCCGATGGAGTCAGAGCTTCTGAACTTGAAACTGAGTTTGCGGAACTGAATGGCTGGGAGGCCGAATCCGAAGCGGGAGTCATGCTGGCAGGCCTTGGTATTACAGATGAGTATCATGGCAAACTGATGAAGGAACTTAATGGCGGAGAAAAAGTGAAAGTGCTTTTAGCCCAGGCTCTTTTCGGCCAGCCCGACATTTTACTTCTGGATGAGCCCACGAATCACTTGGACATCTATGCAATTCAGTGGCTTGAGGAATTTCTTTTAAATTTTGAAAACACCGTCATCGTGATCTCACATGATCGTCACTTTTTAAATAAAGTCTGCACGCACATTGCGGATATCGATTTCGGTAAAGTCACTACCTATACAGGCAACTACGATTTCTGGCGTCAGGCGAGCGAACTCAGTCAAAAGCTCCTTGCTGATCAAAACAAGAAAAGTGCTGATAAAGCCGAAGAATTGAAAGCCTTTATCGCTCGCTTCAGCGCTAATGCTTCAAAGTCACGCCAGGCATCTTCCCGTCAGAAACAGTTAGAAAAGTTAGAATTCAATGAGTTGCCGGCTTCATCGCGCAAGCAGCCGTTCATTGGTTTTGATATCAAACGCGAATTGGGTAACGACGTATTGACCGTGGATCGCATCACGAAAACTTGGGAAGGAGAGACTCTTCTTAAGGATGTCAGCTTCACTCTGAAAAAAGGCGATAAGGTTGTTCTTTTAGGAAAAAATGATTTAGCAAAAACGCTTTTACTAGAAATCATCGCCGGAGAGTTGCAAGCCGACTCTGGAAACTTTTCTTGGGGTATCACAACAACTCGCAGCTACTTCCCAACTGACAATTCAAAATACTTTCAAGGATCTGAAGACTCTTTGGTAGACTGGCTTCGTCAATACTCTGAAGACAAAGACGAAACTTTCTTGCGCGGATTCTTAGGAAAGATGCTTTTCAGTGGAACAGATGCCTTAAAGAAACCTCAAGTTCTTTCGGGTGGAGAAAAAGTTCGCTGTATGTTTTCAAAGATGATGTTGTCCGGTTCGAATATCTTAATTTTAGACGGACCGACGAACCACTTGGATCTGGAAAGCATCACCGCCGTAAATGAAGGCCTTAAACGCTTTAAAGGCACCGTGATTTTCACGTCCCATGACCATGAGCTGATTCAGACGGTGGCGAACCGAGTGATCGAACTTGATGGGAAAGTCACTTATGATAACCACATTTCTTATGAAGAATATTTGGAAATAAAAAAAGCATCACTTACTTAA
- a CDS encoding UdgX family uracil-DNA binding protein (This protein belongs to the uracil DNA glycosylase superfamily, members of which act in excision repair of DNA. However, it belongs more specifically to UdgX branch, whose founding member was found to bind uracil in DNA (where it does not belong), without cleaving it, appears to promote DNA repair by a pathway involving RecA, rather than base excision.): MALKKFKQAQPPDSTNLKTLATAAAGCTGCDLYKNATQTVFGKGKKKARILLVGEQPGDKEDLAGLPFVGPAGELLRHCIEQAGLTMEDIYLTNAVKHFKWRPAGKVRLHQKPSMGQIKACRPWLEKEVESVKPKVIVALGATAATSVLQRVPRIGSERGKAIKDVELADYIILSWHPSAILRSIDREDAEAKRADLVSDLKLAKKLLSK, encoded by the coding sequence GTGGCGCTAAAGAAATTCAAGCAGGCCCAGCCTCCTGACAGCACAAATTTAAAAACCTTAGCGACGGCCGCCGCGGGATGTACAGGGTGTGATCTCTATAAAAACGCGACGCAAACAGTTTTCGGAAAGGGAAAAAAGAAAGCCCGTATTCTTTTAGTCGGCGAACAGCCCGGAGACAAAGAGGACCTGGCGGGACTTCCCTTCGTGGGACCCGCCGGAGAACTATTGCGACACTGTATTGAGCAGGCCGGCCTCACGATGGAGGATATTTATTTAACGAACGCTGTGAAACATTTTAAATGGCGCCCGGCAGGGAAAGTGCGTCTTCATCAAAAGCCTTCGATGGGACAAATAAAAGCCTGTCGTCCCTGGTTAGAAAAAGAAGTTGAATCGGTGAAGCCAAAAGTGATTGTGGCCTTAGGGGCTACGGCGGCCACCAGTGTTTTGCAACGGGTGCCACGCATCGGCAGTGAACGAGGCAAGGCTATCAAAGACGTGGAGCTTGCAGACTACATCATTCTGTCCTGGCATCCTTCAGCTATTTTGCGCAGTATTGATCGCGAGGACGCCGAGGCAAAGCGAGCAGACCTTGTCAGTGATCTAAAACTCGCTAAGAAGCTTTTAAGTAAGTGA
- a CDS encoding TetR/AcrR family transcriptional regulator, with protein sequence MNFIKDVTADELGPRQKIMEAATVLFAHEGLHGTSTRDIARESGLNLSLISYYFGGKEGLYKTVIQEFVQNIFLQIDKVVNDFEQEEVCEKSLRRAIVSLVNAIIDMRAANPLMAKIMTREKLSGMPFSREIHESMMISSGEKIEMIILKGQKAGIVNKNINPRFFIVCLVEGILGYFNMLDCNCSWNDGLYEMPEQRQQFIDQISMIFLEGIFK encoded by the coding sequence ATGAATTTCATCAAAGATGTCACAGCAGACGAGCTTGGGCCTCGTCAGAAAATCATGGAAGCCGCGACCGTGCTCTTCGCACATGAAGGTCTTCACGGCACCAGCACTCGAGACATCGCCAGAGAATCCGGATTAAACTTAAGCTTGATTAGTTATTATTTTGGAGGCAAAGAAGGCCTCTATAAAACTGTCATTCAAGAATTCGTCCAGAATATTTTCCTGCAAATCGATAAAGTCGTAAACGATTTCGAGCAAGAAGAAGTCTGCGAAAAGTCTTTGCGTCGCGCGATTGTTTCACTCGTGAATGCAATCATCGATATGCGTGCGGCAAATCCTTTGATGGCGAAAATCATGACGCGTGAAAAGCTTTCGGGAATGCCGTTTTCTCGAGAGATTCACGAAAGCATGATGATCAGCTCGGGCGAAAAAATTGAAATGATTATTTTAAAAGGGCAGAAGGCGGGGATTGTAAATAAAAACATCAATCCGCGTTTTTTCATTGTCTGCCTGGTTGAAGGTATTTTGGGTTATTTCAACATGCTTGATTGCAACTGTTCTTGGAATGACGGGCTTTATGAAATGCCGGAACAGCGACAACAGTTCATTGATCAGATTTCTATGATATTTTTAGAAGGGATTTTTAAATGA
- a CDS encoding HTTM domain-containing protein: MKLKTLFNNIHDFIFAPQPVYTVALLRMGMGLLLLFNWLMIITDIDVLYGPNGIISLQTAQQYGNPFRFSLFDYIPHTEKNTFTLAIINLIASVAVLTGTFTRTAVAIAFVTLVSFHHRNGFILNSADSVLRIFLFFLFFTPSGDVWSFDWLRKKWNGEAPPVPLEKSPWALRLIQIQFCTVYIATVLFKIKGEKWIDGSAIYIATRIDDFVRFPLPLLNDMTTIKLLTWSTLVVEFALGTLVWFKETRYWVLLAGVGLHLGIEYTMSIPVFEWAMIVIMVAMLDPRDVANWVQNIRERNFTALRPKFIRFRQKSV, encoded by the coding sequence ATGAAGCTAAAAACGTTGTTCAATAATATTCATGATTTTATTTTTGCACCTCAACCCGTTTACACTGTGGCCCTGCTACGAATGGGTATGGGTCTGCTACTGCTATTTAACTGGTTGATGATCATCACAGACATTGACGTCCTTTACGGACCCAACGGAATTATTTCCCTCCAAACGGCGCAACAGTATGGGAATCCGTTTCGTTTTTCTCTTTTTGACTACATTCCTCACACAGAGAAGAACACTTTCACGCTGGCCATTATCAATCTTATTGCTTCAGTCGCAGTCCTGACCGGAACCTTTACTAGAACCGCGGTTGCGATAGCCTTTGTGACTTTGGTATCCTTCCATCATCGCAATGGTTTTATTTTAAACAGTGCGGACTCTGTGCTTAGAATTTTTCTTTTCTTTTTATTTTTCACTCCATCAGGAGATGTGTGGTCTTTTGATTGGCTTAGAAAAAAATGGAATGGAGAAGCTCCCCCAGTTCCCTTAGAGAAAAGCCCCTGGGCCCTACGTCTGATTCAAATCCAATTTTGCACGGTCTATATCGCCACTGTGTTATTTAAAATCAAAGGTGAAAAATGGATTGATGGTTCTGCCATCTACATCGCTACACGCATCGATGATTTCGTTCGTTTTCCATTACCCCTTTTGAATGACATGACCACAATCAAGCTTCTTACCTGGTCGACCCTCGTTGTGGAATTTGCTTTGGGAACTTTAGTTTGGTTCAAAGAGACGCGTTATTGGGTTTTGCTCGCCGGTGTCGGCCTGCACTTAGGCATCGAATACACGATGAGCATTCCCGTCTTTGAATGGGCTATGATCGTCATCATGGTCGCAATGTTGGATCCACGCGATGTCGCAAATTGGGTCCAGAATATTCGAGAAAGAAACTTTACAGCATTGCGACCTAAGTTTATACGATTTCGACAAAAGAGTGTTTAA
- a CDS encoding RluA family pseudouridine synthase: MSLKILFEDDYFLAAEKPAGLPSQPTVDKRRPDFFTQLKKQLREERSADFYLGLHHRLDRDTSGVMIFTKNKIANEPLAEMFKKHLIQKTYLCLTALKKCPDQWEVKNHLAEVRDPVLKKIKMKSVRSGGDKAHTLFRRLKTFKKGLLIEAKPLSGRMHQIRVHLAEAGLGIFGDDIYPSPKTPTAPRLMLHALRLEFTHPFSNEPIMIESPLPADLKEMEKTLS; this comes from the coding sequence ATGAGTCTAAAGATCCTCTTTGAGGATGATTATTTCCTCGCTGCTGAAAAACCCGCTGGCCTTCCTTCACAGCCCACTGTTGATAAACGCCGCCCCGACTTTTTCACACAATTAAAAAAACAACTGCGCGAAGAGCGCAGTGCTGATTTTTATTTAGGCCTGCATCACCGTTTAGATCGGGACACTTCAGGTGTAATGATTTTCACGAAGAATAAAATAGCGAATGAGCCACTGGCCGAGATGTTTAAGAAGCATCTTATCCAAAAGACCTATCTTTGCTTAACAGCTTTAAAAAAGTGCCCCGACCAGTGGGAAGTTAAAAACCACCTGGCCGAAGTCCGCGACCCCGTGCTTAAGAAAATAAAAATGAAATCCGTTCGTTCCGGTGGAGACAAAGCTCACACTTTGTTTCGCAGGTTGAAGACATTTAAAAAGGGACTTCTGATTGAAGCAAAGCCTTTATCAGGAAGAATGCACCAGATCCGTGTTCACCTCGCTGAGGCAGGATTAGGAATCTTCGGGGATGATATTTACCCTTCGCCGAAAACACCTACGGCACCCCGGCTTATGTTACACGCTCTTCGACTCGAGTTCACGCATCCCTTCTCAAATGAACCGATTATGATCGAGAGCCCTCTTCCAGCTGATCTCAAAGAGATGGAAAAGACTTTATCTTAA